The Microbacterium foliorum genome has a window encoding:
- a CDS encoding ABC transporter permease, translated as MLRSPLAWITGIIVIWFAAAFLVLPNAALLGVTFFPDGQFSIRAVEKLFGSERALKTLGNSFLLAITLSITVNVVGVFIVLVTKYFQVRGAKILWLGYATTLIYGGIVLAAGYNFIYGRFGFFTNMMVNVWPDMDRDWFSGYFAVVFVMTFATTTNHMLFLSSSLGKVDYASIEAAKLMGASTWTILRRIVLPVMKPMLFAVTVLTFLIGLGALTAPLVLGGPDFQTVAPLIIDLSRSPITRDIAALLAIVLGIATIILLAIMNRFEKSGVYFSVAKVATPIQKQKIRNPFANSVVHVIAYLLWVIYLIPVVLIVIFSFVDARSILAGSITLDSFTLDNYITVFSSAEAIRPFIVSVVYSALASLIVVGGLLFVARMLQKHRNLLTTAIEYVLHIPWILPIVLIALALVTAFDEPRAIVGGIVLTGTPILLLVAYICVKIPFTLRLLKAGFASVPDSLEDASRILGAKSLTTFRRVLIPLVLPTAAAITALNFNSLLDDYDAAIFLYHPLFKPLGVAIQESTRGENNLDAMPITFVYTVLLMIIMGVTMYLVYGRGSRAGAPRKVRATKKARA; from the coding sequence ATGCTGCGCTCCCCGCTCGCGTGGATCACGGGCATCATCGTGATCTGGTTCGCCGCCGCGTTCCTCGTACTGCCGAACGCCGCCCTGCTCGGGGTCACGTTCTTCCCCGACGGGCAGTTCAGCATCCGCGCCGTCGAGAAGCTGTTCGGCAGCGAGCGTGCGCTGAAGACGCTCGGCAACAGCTTCCTGCTCGCGATCACCCTGTCGATCACCGTGAACGTGGTCGGTGTGTTCATCGTGCTGGTGACGAAGTACTTCCAGGTGCGCGGCGCGAAGATCCTCTGGCTCGGCTACGCCACGACGCTCATCTACGGCGGCATCGTGCTGGCCGCCGGATACAACTTCATCTACGGCCGGTTCGGGTTCTTCACGAACATGATGGTCAACGTCTGGCCCGACATGGACCGCGACTGGTTCTCGGGGTACTTCGCCGTGGTCTTCGTGATGACGTTCGCGACCACGACGAACCACATGCTGTTCCTCTCCTCGTCGCTCGGCAAGGTCGACTACGCGTCGATCGAGGCCGCCAAGCTCATGGGCGCCTCGACCTGGACGATCCTGCGCCGCATCGTGCTGCCGGTGATGAAGCCGATGCTCTTCGCGGTCACGGTGCTCACGTTCCTCATCGGGCTCGGGGCGCTGACCGCTCCGCTCGTGCTCGGCGGACCCGACTTCCAGACCGTCGCGCCGCTGATCATCGACCTCTCGCGCAGCCCTATCACGCGTGACATCGCGGCTCTGCTGGCGATCGTGCTCGGCATCGCGACGATCATCCTGCTGGCGATCATGAACCGCTTCGAGAAGTCGGGCGTGTACTTCTCGGTCGCGAAGGTGGCGACGCCGATCCAGAAGCAGAAGATCCGCAACCCGTTCGCGAACAGCGTGGTGCACGTCATCGCGTACCTGCTGTGGGTGATCTACCTGATCCCGGTCGTGCTGATCGTGATCTTCTCGTTCGTCGATGCGCGCAGCATCCTCGCCGGGTCCATCACCCTCGACAGCTTCACGCTCGACAACTACATCACCGTGTTCTCGAGCGCCGAGGCGATCCGTCCGTTCATCGTCAGCGTGGTCTACAGCGCGCTCGCCTCGCTCATCGTGGTCGGCGGTCTGCTGTTCGTGGCGCGGATGCTGCAGAAGCACCGCAACCTGCTGACCACCGCGATCGAGTACGTGCTGCACATCCCGTGGATCCTGCCGATCGTGCTGATCGCGCTCGCCCTCGTGACCGCCTTCGACGAGCCGCGGGCGATCGTGGGCGGCATCGTGCTCACCGGCACGCCGATCCTGCTGCTCGTCGCGTACATCTGCGTGAAGATCCCGTTCACGCTGCGCCTGCTCAAGGCCGGGTTCGCGTCGGTGCCCGACTCGCTCGAAGACGCCTCGCGCATCCTCGGGGCGAAGTCGTTGACGACGTTCCGCCGGGTGCTGATCCCGCTGGTGCTGCCGACCGCGGCAGCGATCACGGCGCTGAACTTCAACAGCCTGCTCGACGACTACGACGCGGCGATCTTCCTCTACCACCCGCTGTTCAAGCCGCTCGGTGTGGCGATTCAAGAGAGCACGCGCGGCGAGAACAATCTCGACGCGATGCCGATCACGTTCGTCTATACAGTGCTGCTGATGATCATCATGGGTGTCACCATGTATCTCGTGTATGGACGAGGTTCGCGCGCAGGAGCGCCCCGCAAGGTTCGCGCGACGAAGAAGGCGCGCGCGTGA
- a CDS encoding metallophosphoesterase gives MHISDTHLPGERSPLYGSGADADANLASVLDRLVSSGLRPDALLFTGDLADRGDASSYRRLREMVEPAVEALGCEVVWAMGNHDERAAMRAELGLAGRPSDAVIEVRWFGGMRVIVLDSTVPGEHWGRVDATQRAWLAAELSRPAPEGSLLLIHHPPLPTVLDLAVTVELREQVALAEVLRGSDVRGILSGHVHHPSFGTFAGIPVAAASSSAYGQDLAQPVGATRGQDAAQGYNLVHVYDGTIVHSVVGLEVGADVGEPVAADEAGRRIAHRGISWRSPAPAR, from the coding sequence GTGCACATCTCCGATACGCACCTTCCCGGTGAACGCTCGCCGCTCTACGGCAGCGGGGCGGATGCCGATGCGAACCTCGCTTCTGTGCTGGACCGGTTGGTGTCTTCGGGGTTGCGGCCGGATGCGTTGCTGTTCACCGGCGATCTCGCCGATCGGGGCGATGCGTCGTCGTATCGGCGGTTGCGGGAGATGGTCGAGCCGGCGGTAGAGGCGCTGGGCTGCGAGGTCGTGTGGGCCATGGGCAACCACGACGAGCGTGCGGCGATGCGGGCGGAGCTGGGGCTTGCGGGCAGGCCGTCGGATGCCGTGATCGAGGTGCGATGGTTCGGGGGGATGCGGGTCATCGTGCTGGATTCGACGGTTCCCGGGGAGCACTGGGGCCGAGTGGATGCGACGCAGCGGGCGTGGCTGGCCGCGGAGCTGTCGAGACCAGCGCCGGAGGGTTCGCTGCTGCTGATCCATCACCCGCCGCTGCCGACGGTGCTCGACCTCGCGGTCACGGTCGAGCTGCGCGAGCAGGTCGCGTTGGCCGAGGTTCTGCGTGGTTCGGATGTGCGCGGGATCCTCTCGGGCCACGTGCACCACCCGTCATTCGGCACGTTCGCCGGGATCCCGGTGGCGGCGGCTTCATCGAGCGCGTACGGCCAGGATCTTGCTCAGCCCGTCGGTGCCACCCGAGGGCAGGATGCTGCACAGGGCTACAACCTCGTGCACGTCTACGACGGAACGATCGTGCACTCGGTCGTCGGCCTCGAGGTCGGCGCGGACGTCGGCGAGCCGGTCGCGGCGGACGAGGCCGGGCGGCGGATCGCCCACCGCGGCATCTCCTGGCGCTCCCCCGCCCCCGCCCGTTGA
- a CDS encoding LacI family DNA-binding transcriptional regulator, with protein sequence MSSSSSSLSSEPGGPGLRVTVSDVAAAAGVSRATATRALKGEGRFAPETQERILAEAERLGYVRNTMAAELAAGRTGTVGLMLRDASNPAYGLLFSRLQDEAHRRGLDLVTVTIGADEQGAEQVNALHRLLGMRVAGLIVATGGITAAQLEPFADQVPIVRAGRVETATGIHTAHYDDPSHGTMLASHVLSLGHRNVVVLSGASDVSFAEHLRASAMRETLVAGGASVTLLSAGAAPTEGVDEALAAVRDGATAVMCASDYRQLAVMRASRAAGLSVPGDVSVTGCDGILPGADLLGLTTLRIPVEAVAAAAVETMQRLLSPDADSDSDSDSESTVRQAFVGTLVPGTTAAAV encoded by the coding sequence GTGAGTTCGTCGTCGTCGTCTCTGTCTTCGGAGCCTGGCGGGCCGGGGCTGCGCGTCACGGTCAGTGATGTGGCCGCGGCGGCCGGGGTCTCCCGGGCGACCGCGACCAGGGCGCTGAAGGGCGAGGGGCGCTTCGCTCCCGAGACGCAGGAGCGGATCCTCGCCGAGGCCGAGCGCCTCGGATACGTGCGCAACACGATGGCCGCCGAGCTCGCCGCCGGGCGCACCGGCACCGTCGGGCTGATGCTGCGCGATGCGAGCAACCCCGCGTATGGGCTGCTGTTCTCGCGGCTGCAGGACGAGGCGCACCGGCGCGGACTCGATCTCGTGACCGTGACGATCGGCGCCGACGAGCAGGGAGCCGAGCAGGTCAATGCGCTGCACCGGCTGCTCGGCATGCGCGTGGCGGGGCTCATCGTCGCGACCGGTGGCATCACGGCCGCGCAGCTCGAGCCGTTCGCCGACCAGGTGCCGATCGTGCGCGCGGGTCGGGTCGAGACGGCGACGGGGATCCATACCGCGCACTACGACGATCCCTCGCATGGAACGATGCTGGCTTCTCATGTCCTGTCGCTCGGGCACCGGAACGTGGTCGTGCTCTCGGGCGCTTCTGATGTGTCGTTCGCCGAGCATCTACGGGCGTCGGCGATGCGCGAGACATTGGTCGCCGGCGGGGCGTCGGTCACGCTGCTGTCTGCGGGCGCCGCCCCGACCGAGGGGGTCGACGAGGCGCTGGCCGCCGTGCGCGATGGCGCCACGGCCGTGATGTGTGCGTCGGACTATCGCCAGCTCGCGGTCATGCGCGCGTCGCGTGCTGCGGGGCTGTCGGTGCCCGGCGATGTGAGCGTCACGGGGTGCGACGGCATCCTTCCCGGTGCCGACCTGCTGGGGCTGACCACGCTGCGCATTCCGGTCGAAGCCGTTGCCGCTGCGGCCGTGGAGACGATGCAGCGGCTGCTGAGTCCCGATGCTGATTCCGATTCCGACTCCGATTCTGAATCCACCGTCAGGCAGGCGTTCGTCGGAACGCTGGTGCCCGGCACGACGGCCGCGGCCGTCTGA
- a CDS encoding ABC transporter ATP-binding protein: MIRFEDVEVAFGDHRAVSHLDLEIQEGEFFTLLGPSGCGKTTALRSLAGFVEPTGGRILIGGRDVTRVPSEKRGVGMVFQNYALFPSMNVRENIAFGLSIQKTSKAEQRRRVDEIADRTGLALSQLEKNVSELSGGQQQRVAIARALALTPSILLLDEPLSNLDAKLRVQLREQLKDLQHEVGVTTVYVTHDQEEALTLSDRIAVLDAGTLQQVGTPEEIYDRSATPFVCRFIGENNRLSPAQITSLGGGLDATAESYVRPEKLHLAEAGDASAASASLDGTIVDRTYHGSHSVYTVNAEDAPLRVSVPAAASARQWNPGDAVRVDIDPRWILQYPAA; this comes from the coding sequence ATGATCCGTTTCGAAGATGTCGAGGTCGCATTCGGCGATCACCGTGCGGTCTCGCACCTCGATCTGGAGATCCAGGAGGGTGAGTTCTTCACCCTCCTGGGTCCGTCCGGATGCGGCAAGACCACGGCCCTGCGCTCCCTCGCCGGGTTCGTCGAGCCGACCGGCGGACGCATCCTGATCGGCGGGCGCGACGTCACGCGCGTGCCGAGCGAGAAGCGCGGCGTGGGGATGGTGTTCCAGAACTACGCGCTGTTCCCCAGCATGAACGTGCGCGAGAACATCGCGTTCGGCCTCTCGATCCAGAAGACGTCGAAGGCCGAGCAGCGCCGCCGCGTCGACGAGATCGCCGACCGCACCGGCCTTGCGCTCTCGCAGCTCGAGAAGAACGTGTCGGAGCTCTCGGGCGGGCAGCAGCAGCGCGTGGCGATCGCCCGCGCGCTGGCGCTGACCCCCAGCATCCTGCTGCTCGACGAGCCGCTGTCGAACCTCGACGCCAAGCTGCGCGTGCAGCTGCGCGAGCAGCTGAAGGACCTGCAGCACGAGGTCGGCGTGACCACCGTCTACGTCACGCACGACCAGGAGGAGGCGCTCACCCTCAGCGATCGCATCGCCGTGCTGGATGCCGGCACGCTGCAGCAGGTGGGCACCCCCGAGGAGATCTACGACCGCAGCGCGACGCCGTTCGTCTGCCGCTTCATCGGCGAGAACAACCGCCTCAGCCCCGCGCAGATCACGAGCCTCGGCGGCGGACTCGACGCCACGGCCGAGAGCTATGTGCGGCCCGAGAAGCTGCACCTCGCCGAAGCGGGCGATGCGTCCGCGGCATCCGCGTCGCTCGACGGGACCATCGTCGACCGCACGTACCACGGCAGCCACAGCGTCTACACGGTCAACGCCGAAGATGCTCCGCTGCGCGTGAGCGTGCCCGCCGCGGCGAGCGCCCGCCAGTGGAACCCGGGCGACGCCGTGCGCGTCGACATCGACCCGCGCTGGATCCTGCAGTACCCGGCGGCGTGA